In Oryza sativa Japonica Group chromosome 3, ASM3414082v1, one DNA window encodes the following:
- the LOC4334124 gene encoding AT-rich interactive domain-containing protein 1B, protein MRERGEEEVEEDEARPRPGCGGGEAAGQAAANCAAVCCCCPLALLEILLLVTVRLPAGVMRRVMRRRRRRQRRRKSRSGGGGGGGGGGEGGPSSPSGSAKAMIAAASAFDMMDDEAAAAAAAASSARGETDADAELELEIMRSRFYSGGFWRSPSSGSSSCASSLRR, encoded by the coding sequence ATGcgggagcgcggcgaggaggaggtggaggaggatgaggcgcggccgcggccggggtgcgggggaggggaggcggcggggcaggcggcggcgaactGCGCGGCggtgtgctgctgctgcccgcTGGCGCTGCTGGAGATCCTGCTGCTCGTCACCGTCAGGCTCCCCGCGGGCGTCATGCGGCGGgtgatgaggcggcggcggcggcggcagcggcgtcgcAAGAGCcgaagcggaggaggaggaggcggtggtggtggtggtgaaggaggaccgtcgtcgccgtcggggaGCGCCAAGGCGATGATCGCGGCCGCGTCGGCGTTCGATATGatggacgacgaggcggcggcggcggcggcggcggcgtcatcaGCGCGCGGCGAAACGGACGCGGACGCGGAGCTGGAGCTCGAGATCATGCGCTCCCGGTTCTACAGCGGCGGCTTCTGGCGCAGCCCTTCCTCCGGCTCCAGCTCCTGCGCCTCCTCCCTTCGCCGGTag